The window AATCTCGATTAATTGATACAAGAATGGCATAATGATCTGAAGTTGATGTGATGACATTTTCAACATGATAATCTTCAAAGAGTTGGATAAAATGACCATTTGCCACTGCTCTGTCTAAGCGTACTTTCACATTGTCACTTCCAACCTGCCTATTATTCCAGGTGTACTTTGGCCCAGAAAAGCCTAAATCAGATAATTCACCGTCTTCAAGGCAATCCCTAAATAACCTCATTTGCTGCTCCCCTCTTTCCCCTCTGCTCAGATGTTCATCGCTGCTCAGGACTTCATTAAAATCCCCGGCACAGAGCCAAGGTCCAGACCACTGGGAACGAACAAAGCGCAAAAGATCCCAAAAATTATGGCGCAATTTAGACCTCGGCTCACCATAGACAAAAGAAGCTCTCCATAATTGATTTGCTTCTGAACCTATAGTAACATCTATAATATTTGGAGAATAATGCTTCAGAGAAACTATACATTCCTGAACCCAAAATAAAGCCAAACCTCCACTTTTCCCTTCACTACTAACTGCAAAACAGCCATGGAACCCCAGAGACCACATAAATTTCCTCACTTTGGTATCCCTCATTTTAGTTTCCGATAAAAACAGGAGGGAGGGACGATATCGCTTCACCAAATGACGAAGCTCACCAACTGTCGAGTCCGTCCCTAAACCTCGACAGTTCCAACATAAGAGATTCATGGCTTTCGGCGGGGCTGGGTCCCAGCCACCGCCGATATACTCAGTGTGGGTTCATACTCCTTCCTCTGCCTCTTAACTTGTTCATTCACTTTCATATGGTTCATCATCTGCGTAAGCCGCTCTAGTATAACGTGGTCCAGTTGGCTGGACCGCCACTAAGGCCATTTCCATAGAGCCAGCACCATTAGTATCTTCCATTATTAAATCTTTCTCCCCTTTTCAGAACTTTGAAAAGGCTTTCTTTTTTCCCTTGGCCTGAAGAGTTACAGCTATTTTCCTGAGATATTTCTTTTCTTATGCAAATTGGGATATCGTGCTTTGGACTATCATTCAAGATTGCCCCCTCTATGTTATTCATTCTGCTGGGAAGTGTATCCTCGCCCCTTTATCATCATTACTATGACTTTCATTCTGTTCTCTTGGAACACCAGTACCAAAAGTCTGGTTGTAAGATGATTTTGTAATTGAACGTGTTGGCTCTGATCCCTGCCCATTATCTGTGTTGTTTTTCCCTATTGAAGCAGAGCCTTGGCTGTTCATGTCAACAAAAAAGTTTTTCTTTCTATCAACCTGAGCTCGTAAGTCGGTACTGTAAGGAAGAAGACCATTCTCATATCGATCAGCTCGTGTAGGGTACGCCATTTTACCGCAGCGCTTGGCAGGCGGCATGTAGAACGCAGTACGGAAGAGACGCTATCCACGCGCGCGCGGGCCCCCTTCGTCTTTCCGCGTCCGTCCCCAACCGCCAGTCCACCCCACCGCGGAGCTTGGCCGCCCTTGCTCGCCGCTGGCACCGCGACGATGGCCCTGGacgcatgccgccgccgcggacgcgcacgccgccgccgcagacgcCGCACGCGGCACGCATCCGGCGCAGACGCGCACGCCACCACGCCAGACGCCGCGGacgcgcacgccgtcgccgcggacatgcacgccgcagccgcggacgccgccgcacACGCACGCCGCCACGGACGCCACGGACGCACGGACGCGCCGCTGCGGACACCGCGGACACCGCCGCGgaagaggaggggcgccggcgtaGGGTGGAccgaggagggaggggagggggatgGCCGGCGTCGCGGAGGGAGTCGCGTCGGGACGCTGCAGggaggaagcaggggaggaggaaagggccctgctcgcctccgccgccggtcgcgctcgcctccgccgttgtgcccctgctcgccggaagccgccgccggggccctcTCCGCTCGCCACCACccgagccgccgctccgccccgccgcggacAGCCTgtcgcggccgccgctccgcctcgccgtgGATCTGGGCCGGCGCGAGCGGATGGAGCAAGGCCAGGGAGTAGGGgccgcctgctcgccgccgtccgcccacCCCGCCGCGCGCGACCGGAGGAAGGGCGCGGCCAGAGTAGGggcgcggccggaggaggagcCGCGGGAGGAGGGCGGCCAGCGCTCCAGGAGAAGGAGGGGCTCGAGGAAGAGGGGCGGCCGGTGCTCGCGGAGAAGGAGGGCGCGCCGCGGCCTGGAgaagccgccggcgagcgcggccggcgggcgcgctCTGGAGGCGGCCGCCGCACGCATCCGGCGAGGCCTCATGCAGGGAGGGGGCATGGCGAGAGGGGAGGGCGCCGCACtagcccacggccgccgccacctgctcctcctcgccgtcctcacccgccggccgccggcgaggggcgCAGGGCAGCACGGAGGGAGGTAGCAGAGGAGGGgatggggagggagagagggattccgggggagagagagagggggaggtgatggggagggagagagaaggtgAGGCTGGCATATGGGGCCAGCGGGTGGGTAGTTGGGATAGAAGATGAAATATAGAGTATGACGGATGCAGAGAAACTGTGTATAAAGAAGAGAATTTTGATGACCAGAACGGATATTTCTTTTAGAGAATGAatttagagtatgacgagtgcagACAGCCTTAGACTGACGCCTCGGCGACCGCTGCAAAAATGCAATTAACTTCTAGCTTGCTTGGGCGATGATCGACAATGTCTTCGGTGGACTGAGGAGGTGAACCGTGAGGACAAGAACGTTGGCCTCGTACTGCCTGAGCTCGATGGTGACCAATTTAAAGCTACATGTCAGGCACACAATGCAGAATATAAAATATATCAATTGTTGCCAAGTCTGAAAGAAACAACGGTTGTTTTCTTAGGAGAGGAGCTGACCATAGCATAGGGGAAGCTAATAAGGTTGAGGTTGAATCCATCAGCATCTTTAGCCCAAGAAACTAATAGGATGTTACATGATGATGAATAATCGCTGGAATAGAGTCAGAGGCAGCGACGCGGCTTGCGTTTTGCATTTTGTGCAGGGttagcaaaagaaggagaagggaggagggtgCTGACGCTAGAGAAGGGAGGAATTAGCTGGTTCGGCAAGAGAGCGGGAAGGACACAAGATCGAGTCGTTTTGACAAAATGATGTGTTAGTTATTATCAAGCAAACTTCCGGCAAGGCGCAGTTTACCGTCACAATGAAGCTATGCAGCTGTGGATCAGTACAGACAATGTAGGAGCTGATTAAGGGTGGCATCTATTCTTCAAAGTCATACCAAACATGTTTATGATGAGCTATTGATCTACGTTGAATAAAAATTTCATCCAAAAAATTAAAGATTAGACAACACTTAATTATTGCAAAGAATAATTGGGTGATATGGGAAGCATAAACGGTGAACATCAGATATATTatacaaatttcttttgaaaataaCCTTATAACATATATTATATAAGTAGTAGTCTTACAGAAAGGCCCTCCAAGGAGGAGCCAATTATAAACCAGGCCCAAATGACCAGACACACACAAACCCCTCCACTTATCGCAGAAGCAAGAACCTAGAGGAATCCATGAGCAAGATGCAAAACACTGTTGTCACCTCAGTGAATCTCGGCGAAAAAAGCCACTAGAGGCACCGGAGTCCAAAGGGACCCACATATAATGATGCTTGGAGCTAGTATGGAGAAGCCTACTCCGGAGCCTTGAAGAGGAAAAAGACTTTGTTGATGAAGGCCAATGCTGGTGACCCAAGGACGTAGATGAAAGCGATGCCAACAGGTAGAAAAGCATAATCCTCAAATCCAAGGGAAATTTtgcaacgcaacaaaagatAGAGGTCCACGGGAACCCGAAGAGAAAAAAGCTCAAAGCTGCTTCAATACAAAAGATAGCGGTGAGAGGAGAAGCAAATCGGAGCCACAACAAAAGTCAGCAAGCAAAGACCACATATATTTCACTCCTATGAAGAACAGAAGCAaatccgcagcagcagcaaaagcAAATATACCATGACTCTAACCAAAACAAAAACTAAAGCAACCAGATCGGTAGAAACCTGGAAGCAagagaaagaggagaaaaaagaggaaggaggaggaagaggaagacccAAACCAGGCGGGCCGAGGAAATGGAGGAAGATGGATGAGATTTGGTCGGGCAGAGCGAAAAGATGAATAAGAGGGGGGGACCTTTATTCGAGCTCACCCTGCAGCCACCATAGCAAGCCACAAAAACAGAGAAAGCGATGAGGACACTAACGACACCAGCAATAGCCACAACAgtaggggagcggcggcggccaaacGCCCATCCGAGCATAACAAACTATAGATAATATACACTAAGAGAAGGAGACACCCACCTCCCACTCATCACTAGCAAGACGCCACAGGAAGAGGCCGGAAGTGATGGGATCTCTATGAGCTACAATATAAGGGGATGGGAGAGGATAAGATTAGGGGAAGCTTTGTAGGTTCGCTTGTTTTTTAGATGGGCATCAGGTAAGAAATTGCTTACAAACCGATGGTGGTTCAGTGATGATAAAAGTTTAAGATCCTACAATATCTATATTTTTTACGCAAATGCTCATAAAACACTTTGATCAATATTAATTAATCAAAAGGATCTATGAGAAAATATTTAAGTTCATTAgatcttcaaattaattaaaaatatatGAACTACAAATAGATCTGCTGATCCTGCAAGTTTAGACTAACAAAAAATGGAGCATGCCGAAGAGTAcaacaaataaatataaatatgttTTAAATGTTAAGAGGTTTTAGGAATTACCAAGTTAGTTGAAAAGTAAAAGAACATGTAACACTAAATTTTATGATGATTTAGTGGTTTTATTAACATGTGACGTTACCCTTGCATTATAACTTTGATGGTCTAGAGATTTACTTGGACTCGAAACAATAAAACAAATTCATTCAAATTAATtcaatttaaaattttaaaaataaacacAAAATGTTAGTATGAAAAATCTAGATACCCGCACTATTTGCGTgagccaccttgctagttatgATGATTAGACTGCATAAATTGCAATACCAGAACCAGCACTGAACATTTCTGATGTTATATCATTGGCACAATTGTTCTTCTCTTGACTTGATACTGGTTTGCCTGCTGCTTCATTTGGGATGCTAATTTAGTTAGTATGGCGCGTCGAATTTTATCCAGGATTCGTGATGCAGTGATTCATGACCTTCGTTCCTGTGAACGTTTTGCCTCGCTTCGGTTCTGGTTGTGCACCTGAAAATTGCAATACCAGAACCAGCACTGAACATTTCTGATGTCATATCATTGGCACAATTGTTCTTCTCTTGATGCTGGTTTGCCTGCTGCTTCGTTTGGGATGCTAATTTAGTTAGTATGGCGCGTTGAATTTTATCCTGGATTTGTGATGCGATGTTTCATGACCTTCGTTCCTGTGAACGTTTTGCCTCGCTCCGATTCTGGTTGTGCACCTGAAATTTGCGCTGGCAGGTGGCTGTTGTTTGTGCAGTGATTCTTGATTGTAGCACGAGTTTACCGCAAATGTATATGGTACCTGTAGCAAAAATAGTAAGTCCTTGTTTGGTTTGATGGTTTGAGGAGACGCCTGATGTAGGCTGAGCAGTTTGTTGTGAGAAGGCAAGAACCGGACGAGTAGCAATTGATGATTGGAAGCACAGCGAGAGCTGCGCCAGTAGATTGATGATTGGCAACGGCAGCAGCCTGGAGCTGCGCCAGTAGATTTATTAGTTGCATGGTTGGAAATAGCCCGCTATAGTTTCGCTATAGCCTGCTAATAGTTTTTTAGGAGATCTACCGCTATGCTATACAACATTTGTTCGCTATATCCGTTAAAGGAGGTTTTATGAGATTTAGCCATGCTAAATGTCCGCTAAATAGGTTTTTGTGAGACTTGGCAGCACTAAATGTCAATTGGGTACTGTTGGGTAGTTAAGAGACGTGTTAGACTCAAATTTTAGGTGTTAGACCAACGATACTTATAATTTATAtgagattatttattattttattatttcgcTAAATGATTTAGCTTTCGCTATAGCCTGCTATAATTTCGCTATAACTATTCTATAGCTTTTAGAGAAAGTTACCGCTAAACTTCATAACTCGCTATTTCCAATCATATAATTTATGCAGCCTGGAGCTGACTGCCGCGGCCAGGTGGATGCATCCAAATGGACGCTGGCGGCAGGCACCCAAAAATGATTCCGGTTTCTATTTTTGCAACGCGAGCCAGCCGagtggcaggcaggcaggcacgcGGGTAggcgggggccggcggcgagcgagcaGGAGGCGGTCGGGCGCGCGCCTCGGCAGCGCGCGTCGCGGGCGTCGCGTCGCGTGGCGTCGGCCCGCGAGGAGCGCGTCCGTCCCGGTATAAGAGGTGCTCCGGCGGGGCACGGGCATCTTCGTCTTCAAGCAGCGCGCGGAGCGAGGCAAAGGGCAGGGCCCGGCTCCGTCCCGTTCCAATGAAGGCCTAGCCGTACCCGCGCGGGCAGGGCGAGTGAGCGAGCGGCCAGCCgggagagcgagagcgagcgagcgcgcCTCCCGAGTCCGCGCGcgccccccaccaccaccaacacCGAACCATCACGGGCTCCTCCGGCAGCTCCTCCGTCGTCATCAACTAATAAAACAAGAAGATGGCGTCCATCTCCCTCGAGGACGTCCGCAACGAGACCGTCGACCTCgtacgcctcctcctccacctctctCTCCCATGGCTTTGCTTTGGCTGACATGGCACAACACGgcacggctcggctcggctcgacgCATGCAGGAGACCGTCCCGGTCCAGGAGGTGTTCCAGCACCTGAAATGCAGCAAGCAGGGGCTCTCCACCGCGGAGGGCGACAACCGGCTCAAGATCTTCGGGCCCAACAAGCTCGAGGAGAAGTCGGAGAGCAAGCTGCTCAAGTTCCTGGGCTTCATGTGGAACCCGCTCTCGTGGGTCATGGAGTCCGCCGCCATCATGGCCATCGTCCTCGccaacggcggcggcaagccCCCGGACTGGCAGGACTTCGTCGGcatcaccgtcctcctcttcatCAACTCCACCATCAGCTTCATCGAGGAGAACAACGccgggaacgccgccgccgccctcatgGCCGGCCTCGCGCCCAAGACCAAGGTCCTCAGGGACGGCAAGTGGAAGGAGGAGGACGCCTCCATCCTCGTGCCCGGCGACATCATCAGCATTAAGCTCGGGGACATCATCCCCGCCGACGCCAGGCTGCTCGAGGGCGACCCGCTCAAGGTCGACCAGGCCGCGCTCACCGGCGAGTCGCTGCCCGTCAACAAGCACTCGGGCCAGGGGGTCTTCTCCGGCTCCACCGTCAAGCAGGGCGAGATTGAGGCCGTCGTCATCGCCACCGGCGTGCACACCTTCTTCGGCAAGGCGGCCCACCTGGTGGACAGCACCAACAACGTCGGCCATTTCCAGCAGGTGCTCACGGCCATCGGCAACTTCTGCATCATCTCCATCGCCGTCGGCATGGTCATCGAGATCATCGTCATGTACCCCATCCAGCACCGCGCCTACCGCGACGGCATCGACAACCTCCTCGTTCTGCTCATCGGCGGCATCCCCATCGCCATGCCCACCGTGCTCTCCGTCACCATGGCCATCGGCTCCCACCGCCTCTCCCAGCAGGGCGCCATCACCAAACGCATGACCGCCATCGAGGAGATGGCCGGCATGGACGTGCTGTGCAGCGACAAGACCGGCACGCTCACCCTCAACAAGCTCACCGTCGACAAGACCCTCATCGAGGTGTGTGGCAAGGGCGTCGACAAGGACATGGTGCTCCTCTACGCCGCGAGGGCCTCCCGCGTCGAGAACCAGGACGCCATCGACACCTGCATCGTCGGCATGCTCGCCGACCCCAAGGAGGCCCGCGCCGGCATCAAGGAGGTGCACTTCCTGCCCTTCAACCCGGTGGAGAAGCGCACGGCCATCACCTACATCGACGGCAACGGCGACTGGCACAGGATCAGCAAGGGCGCCCCCGAGCAGATCATCGAGCTGTGCCGGATGAGCAAGGACGCCGAGAAGAAGATCCACGGCCTGATCGACAGCTACGCCGACCGCGGCCTCCGCTCCCTGGGCGTGTCGTACCAGCAGGTGCCGGAGAAGAGCAAGGAGAGCGCCGGCGAGCCGTGGCAGTTCATCGGCCTGCTGCCGCTGTTCGACCCGCCGAGGCACGACAGCGCGGAGACCATCCGGCGCGCGCTCCACCTCGGCGTGAACGTGAAGATGATCACCGGCGACCAGCTGGCCATCGGCAAGgagacggcgcggcggctgggCATGGGCAGCAACATGTACCCCTCGACCACCCTGCTCGGCGACAACAAGACCGGCGAGATGGGCGGGCTCAACATCGACGAGCTGATCGAGAAGGCGGACGGCTTCGCCGGGGTGTTCCCGGAGCACAAGTACGAGATCGTGAAGCGGCTGCAGGACCGGAAGCACATCTGCGGCATGACCGGGGACGGCGTGAACGACGCGCCGGCGCTGAAGAAGGCGGACATCGGCATCGCGGTGGACGACGCGACGGACGCGGCCCGGAGCGCGTCGGACATCGTGCTGACGGAGCCCGGGCTGAGCGTGATCGTGAGCGCGGTTCTGACGAGCCGCGCCATCTTCCAGCGCATGAAGAACTACACCATCTACGCGGTGTCCATCACCATCCGCATCGTGCTGGGCTTCCTGCTGGTGGCCCTGGTCTGGGAGTTCGACTTCGCGCCCTTCATGGTGCTCATCATCGCCATCCTCAACGACGGCACCATCATGACCATCTCCAAGGACCGCGTCAAGCCGTCGCCGACCCCCGACTCGTGGAAGCTCAAGGAGATCTTCGCCACCGGCATCGTGCTCGGCACCTACATGGCGCTCACCACGGCGCTCTTCTTCTACCTCGCGCACGACACCGACTTCTTCACGACCACCTTCGGCGTGC is drawn from Panicum virgatum strain AP13 chromosome 1N, P.virgatum_v5, whole genome shotgun sequence and contains these coding sequences:
- the LOC120657489 gene encoding ATPase 8, plasma membrane-type-like, yielding MALLWLTWHNTARLGSARRMQETVPVQEVFQHLKCSKQGLSTAEGDNRLKIFGPNKLEEKSESKLLKFLGFMWNPLSWVMESAAIMAIVLANGGGKPPDWQDFVGITVLLFINSTISFIEENNAGNAAAALMAGLAPKTKVLRDGKWKEEDASILVPGDIISIKLGDIIPADARLLEGDPLKVDQAALTGESLPVNKHSGQGVFSGSTVKQGEIEAVVIATGVHTFFGKAAHLVDSTNNVGHFQQVLTAIGNFCIISIAVGMVIEIIVMYPIQHRAYRDGIDNLLVLLIGGIPIAMPTVLSVTMAIGSHRLSQQGAITKRMTAIEEMAGMDVLCSDKTGTLTLNKLTVDKTLIEVCGKGVDKDMVLLYAARASRVENQDAIDTCIVGMLADPKEARAGIKEVHFLPFNPVEKRTAITYIDGNGDWHRISKGAPEQIIELCRMSKDAEKKIHGLIDSYADRGLRSLGVSYQQVPEKSKESAGEPWQFIGLLPLFDPPRHDSAETIRRALHLGVNVKMITGDQLAIGKETARRLGMGSNMYPSTTLLGDNKTGEMGGLNIDELIEKADGFAGVFPEHKYEIVKRLQDRKHICGMTGDGVNDAPALKKADIGIAVDDATDAARSASDIVLTEPGLSVIVSAVLTSRAIFQRMKNYTIYAVSITIRIVLGFLLVALVWEFDFAPFMVLIIAILNDGTIMTISKDRVKPSPTPDSWKLKEIFATGIVLGTYMALTTALFFYLAHDTDFFTTTFGVRSIKENDKELMAALYLQVSIISQALIFVTRSRSWSFVERPGALLVVAFLVAQLVATCIAVYASWDFCKMQGVGWGWGVAIWAFSVATYLPLDVLKFAIRYALSGKAWNNINNKTAFVNRNDYGRGEREAQWATAQRTLHGLNQAATGSDLFGDNTGYRELSELAEQAAKRAEVARLRELHTLKGHVESVVKLKGLDIDTIQQSYTV